The following is a genomic window from Crocinitomicaceae bacterium.
CTCATGCGCGCAGTAAGGAATTTCCTATACTACAAATTAAACACTTTTTTTTGTCACAGAACTCATTTTTCTGTTCAATCAAGGCTTGGGTGTCATAAGCAGATGATGCCGAAAGGTTAAGTTTTTTCCATTTTTCAATGAGGCTATTTTTTTCGGCGGGTAGCTCTGAAAGTATGTCTGTTGCCTGCATTTTTAAATATTCATCAGCCTGATAAATACCGCAAGCAAATAGATAGGGGACAACAGCATTAACCAGAACCAGATGACAAAAATCATGCGTGAGATTTTTGCTGCCACGTATTGAAACGTTTTTGAAGTGATAGTGATTTTGCCAAAAAGCAGGTAAGTCAATTTGCATTTTAACTAGTAGATCAGCAATAACCATTTGTGAAGGCAATTGATCAAATATTCCTTCTTTTTTTCTAATTAATTCAGCCAGTTGTGCAAGCCTGATAGTTGGATAGCCCGGTGGATTCATGCGTGAAAATCTGAAACATGAACCTTCCATTTCTCTCAATTGATATTTATGTTTTAAATAGGAAAACTCTTGGGTTAATTCTTTGCAATAAGCTTCATCAGACATTGCGGGTAACATGCCTGAAATACCGAAGAGAAGAGCATGAATGAGAGTAGAATTATCTCTATTTTTTTCTATGATGTTCAAATCAGTGAACCTGGCCAATAACTCAAAGGCATCAGCATTTACTTTACCTCCAAATGCGCGTGCAAGTAAAATGAAAAACACTTTTTTAAGATCACCTTTGAACTCATGTATCAGTCTTTCAGCATAGCCGGCTTTGCGTTCAAGCCGGTTGATAAGTGCTTTTTCCTTTTGAGAAGAAATGATGATTTCATCTGTGTGTTGAATCATTTTTTCACAAGCAATGGGGGAAGATTTATCAGTAAAAAGCAGGTTGAATTTTTCAAGATGTTTTTCTGAAATCAGGTTTTTTAATTCAACGACCGGTAATGCCACTCCGCCAATTTCAACATCGGCATCATATTCGTAAACAAAGTGTGCAATTACATTTTTGTAATTTTTGTCATGTTGATGCCGATGTAAATACCAATCAGAAGCTTTGATATGGAACTCAATGGAGCCTGCCCATCGTTTGTTATCAAATTCAATTATTGACGTTAAAAAATCAGGTCCGGCGTTGGGGTTTTGTTGCCCAAACGATAGCACTTTCAAGTCTTTGTTTTGTGATGTTTTAAATGTATTACCCAACTGACGGGTAATAAAAAGATAATGTAAATACTCCTCTCTCATACTTCTTCAATCCGTGGTAAAATTATAAAAGAATTCTAACTGACACAAAACATTCATACATTTGTTTCTGAAATGAATAATGGATGCTAAGTATGTTCTACTTGTATCAGGCACCACTTATGAAGAGCTGTTTAATTTTTTTTATGTTTTTTTTGTCGGCAGGAATTTTTTGTCAGCAAAAATTTACCTTGAGCGGACATGTCACCAGTGCTCAAACCGGTGAGTCATTGATTGGTG
Proteins encoded in this region:
- a CDS encoding DUF2851 family protein — encoded protein: MREEYLHYLFITRQLGNTFKTSQNKDLKVLSFGQQNPNAGPDFLTSIIEFDNKRWAGSIEFHIKASDWYLHRHQHDKNYKNVIAHFVYEYDADVEIGGVALPVVELKNLISEKHLEKFNLLFTDKSSPIACEKMIQHTDEIIISSQKEKALINRLERKAGYAERLIHEFKGDLKKVFFILLARAFGGKVNADAFELLARFTDLNIIEKNRDNSTLIHALLFGISGMLPAMSDEAYCKELTQEFSYLKHKYQLREMEGSCFRFSRMNPPGYPTIRLAQLAELIRKKEGIFDQLPSQMVIADLLVKMQIDLPAFWQNHYHFKNVSIRGSKNLTHDFCHLVLVNAVVPYLFACGIYQADEYLKMQATDILSELPAEKNSLIEKWKKLNLSASSAYDTQALIEQKNEFCDKKKCLICSIGNSLLRA